One genomic segment of Arachis duranensis cultivar V14167 chromosome 4, aradu.V14167.gnm2.J7QH, whole genome shotgun sequence includes these proteins:
- the LOC107484829 gene encoding probable anion transporter 3, chloroplastic codes for MAANINLAPSSMSATRRFHFSSSSSCSLAPHLSFRRTKLGFESKIPSLVLKGWRRTENLESKKRKEREHQQWRSTSTNVRCTAEGIDGGMFIGKRAKEEGVRIPERFKVVSLVACVMCLCNADRVVMSVAVVPLASKYGWSSSFLGIVQSSFLWGYIFSSVVGGALVDRYGGKRVLAWGVLLWSLATLLTPLAANHSTTSLLAIRAFFGLAEGVALPSMSTLMSSWFPSNERASAVGISMAGFHLGNVIGLLLTPIMLSTIGISGPFILFSSLGLLWATTWAYRVTDDPQESNFISRSELRLIQAGKAASPKKSSQFPPLRLLLSKLPSWAIIFANATNNWGYFVLLSWMPVYFKSVYNVNLKQAAWFSAVPWATMAISGYLAGSISDSLINKGYPTTFVRKVMQTIGFIGPAVTLLCLYYANSPTTAATLMTAALSLSSFSQAGFMLNIQDIAPQYAGILHGISNSAGTLAAIISTIGTGYFVQWLGSFQAFLTLTAALYFVTTIFWNLFATGDQVL; via the exons ATGGCTGCTAACATAAATTTAGCTCCTTCATCTATGTCCGCCACAAGGAGGTTccatttttcttcatcttcttcttgttccttgGCACCCCATTTGAGTTTTAGAAGGACCAAGTTGGGATTTGAATCCAAAATCCCATCTTTAGTACTGAAAGGATGGAGAAGAACAGAGAATTTGGAgagcaagaaaaggaaagaacgAGAACATCAACAATGGAGGAGTACCAGTACCAATGTGAGGTGCACTGCAGAGGGAATAGATGGAGGCATGTTCATTGGAAAAAGAGCCAAAGAAGAAGGTGTTAGGATTCCAGAGAGGTTTAAGGTGGTGAGTTTGGTGGCATGTGTTATGTGTCTTTGTAATGCTGACAGGGTTGTTATGTCTGTGGCGGTTGTTCCTCTTGCTTCAAAATATGGATGGTCAAGTTCTTTTCTTGGCATTGTTCAG TCATCATTCTTGTGGGGATACATATTCTCCTCTGTGGTTGGAGGAGCTTTGGTGGACAGGTATGGAGGGAAAAGGGTGCTGGCATGGGGTGTTCTTTTGTGGTCTCTGGCAACTCTTCTTACCCCTTTGGCAGCCAACCACTCCACAACAAGCTTATTGGCAATTCGCGCCTTCTTCGGCCTAGCTGAAGGAGTGGCGCTTCCATCCATGAGCACTCTCATGTCAAG ttgGTTCCCAAGTAATGAGAGGGCGAGTGCAGTTGGAATTTCAATGGCTGGATTTCATCTTGGCAATGTTATAGGCTTGTTGCTCACACCAATTATGTTGTCCACTATCGGAATCTCCGGTCCTTTTATCTTATTCTCCTCTCTTGGGTTGCTCTGGGCGACAACATGGGCGTATCGAGTTACAGATGATCCTCAAGAAAGTAATTTCATCAGCAGATCAGAGCTAAGATTGATACAAGCTGGAAAAGCAGCTTCTCCCAAGAAAAGCAGCCAGTTTCCTCCACTACGCCTTCTACTATCGAAATTACCATCATGGGCTATCATATTTGCCAATGCAACTAACAATTGG GGCTACTTTGTTCTTCTCTCATGGATGCCAGTTTATTTCAAAAGC GTATATAATGTGAATTTGAAGCAAGCAGCTTGGTTTAGTGCAGTTCCATGGGCAACAATGGCCATTTCAGGCTATCTTGCTGGTTCTATATCAGACTCCTTAATCAACAAAGGGTACCCCACGACATTTGTCAGAAAGGTCATGCAg ACCATTGGATTCATTGGGCCAGCAGTGACCTTACTGTGCCTATATTATGCCAACTCACCAACAACTGCTGCCACTCTCATGACTGCGGCTCTGAGCTTGAGTTCTTTCAGCCAGGCCGGCTTTATGCTAAATATACAA GATATTGCTCCTCAGTATGCAGGAATACTACatg GAATATCAAATTCAGCTGGGACTTTAGCAGCTATCATAAGCACAATTGGAACCGGTTATTTTGTACAGTGGCTGGGTTCATTTCAGGCTTTCTTAACTTTAACAGCAGCTCTTTATTTTGTCACAACCATTTTTTGGAATCTTTTTGCTACAGGCGACCAAGTTTTGTGA